A DNA window from Aspergillus nidulans FGSC A4 chromosome V contains the following coding sequences:
- the prm1 gene encoding pheromone-regulated protein PRM1 (transcript_id=CADANIAT00003456), with amino-acid sequence MIFSRSARSIFPLLPPYGAHDPQGGRAVPLQPDDITPYMGLRARLSQIWMNRWTILLLLVLVRVLIAIASLNTNMDSARREALSACTSVESMGSAMASMPHYSARGINELTASGVETAVSALKTMLTLVVSGVEELIVFFIKMMYQTYLCLITMAVRGTVDVGVGLLKDASDFLNSTIKSIGEGISDATQTFEDGLNKFVDGINIVGSVFGGDEVPDLDLSSFIEDLENAQLPSSIDDGLDKLNDSVPTFDEVSEFVENIIRTPFDEVKKLINESMGTFTFDRDTLPVPAKKQLSFCKGSDGIDSFFNNVSDIAETAKKVFIAVLVIAAVLVCFPMAWQEIRRWRAQKERSQLVRKEAHDPLDVVYIVSRPYSAAAGIKAASRFSNSRRQILVRWVIAYATSPSALFVLSLAIAGLFACLCQYLLLRAVEEAVPELSAEVGAFADKVVASLDNTSAEWALSANSAIGDINTELNDKVFGWVNSTTTGVNDTLNTFVDKTTGVLNDTFGGTLLYDPLKDVFDCLIGLKIAGIQRGLTWVHDNAHIDFPELSNDTFSRGAAESLSDDNSSESFLSDAGASTSNKITEVVFRVTSAIESGIATEALISGAILLIWFLNLLFGLIRALSLFRSHDRNRGDGGPGPAANLDPNDGFSDVPLTAIPNPHTTAHSAADSQSRSQPVPEYEPPSRNFASAGPPAAVTAQTTYEDEKLGFAGQRRNALKVSVIDARASSYPEFGDEKR; translated from the coding sequence atgatcttctcaagaTCAGCTCGTTCTATattccctcttcttcctccctaTGGGGCCCATGATCCGCAGGGAGGGCGCGCTGTCCCGTTACAACCAGACGACATCACACCATATATGGGCTTGCGAGCACGCCTGTCACAAATATGGATGAACCGATGGACCATCCTCCTACTCCTGGTGCTTGTCAGAGTCCTGATCGCAATTGCCAGTCTTAACACAAACATGGATTCTGCCAGACGCGAGGCTTTGTCCGCATGTACCTCTGTCGAATCCATGGGCAGCGCCATGGCCTCGATGCCTCACTACTCAGCCCGCGGCATCAACGAACTCACAGCTTCTGGCGTGGAGACCGCGGTCAGCGCGCTTAAGACCATGCTCACACTAGTCGTATCAGGCGTGGAGGAGCTTATTGTGTTCTTCATCAAGATGATGTACCAGACATATCTCTGCCTCATTACAATGGCTGTTCGCGGCACGGTCGACGTCGGAGTCGGGCTCCTGAAAGATGCCAGCGACTTCCTGAACTCGACAATCAAGTCTATCGGCGAAGGCATCAGTGACGCAACACAGACGTTCGAGGATGGCCTCAACAAATTCGTCGATGGAATAAATATCGTCGGAAGCGTCTTTGGCGGAGACGAGGTCCCCGACTTAGATCTCTCAAGCTTCATCGAAGACCTCGAAAACGCCCAGCTTCCATCCTCAATCGACGATGGCCTCGACAAGCTCAATGACTCGGTACCGACGTTCGACGAAGTCAGCGAGTTCGTAGAGAATATTATCCGCACACCCTTTGATGAAGTCAAAAAGCTCATCAACGAATCCATGGGAACATTCACCTTTGACCGGGACACCCTACCTGTTCCCGCAAAGAAGCAACTCAGTTTCTGCAAAGGCAGCGACGGTATTGACTCGTTCTTCAATAACGTCTCCGACATTGCCGAGACCGCAAAAAAGGTCTTCATCGCTGTACTTGTCATCGCTGCCGTCCTTGTCTGCTTCCCCATGGCATGGCAAGAAATTCGCCGCTGGCGCGCCCAAAAGGAACGCTCCCAGCTTGTCCGCAAGGAAGCGCATGACCCCTTGGATGTCGTCTACATTGTCTCAAGACCCTACTCGGCCGCAGCAGGAATTAAGGCCGCCAGCCgcttcagcaacagccggCGTCAGATCCTAGTCCGCTGGGTTATCGCCTACGCCACCTCCCCGTCAGCCCTCTTTGTCCTATCCCTCGCCATAGCCGGCCTCTTTGCCTGCCTCTGCCAatatctcctcctccgaGCCGTCGAAGAGGCCGTCCCTGAACTCTCCGCCGAAGTGGGCGCCTTTGCTGACAAAGTCGTCGCGTCACTCGATAATACCTCCGCCGAGTGGGCGCTCAGCGCAAACAGCGCCATCGGCGATATAAACACAGAACTCAACGATAAGGTCTTTGGCTGGGTGAACTCCACCACAACAGGCGTGAACGATACGCTCAACACCTTCGTGGATAAAACGACTGGCGTCCTAAATGATACATTCGGCGGAACCCTCCTCTACGACCCCCTAAAGGACGTGTTCGACTGTCTCATCGGTCTCAAGATTGCGGGTATTCAGCGCGGTCTAACATGGGTACACGACAACGCACATATCGATTTCCCAGAACTCAGCAACGACACGTTTTCGCGCGGCGCAGCAGAAAGCCTGTCAGACGACAATAGCTCAGAGAGCTTCCTCTCTGACGCGGGCGCCTCAACCTCAAACAAGATCACAGAAGTCGTCTTTCGCGTCACCAGCGCAATTGAGTCCGGCATAGCCACGGAGGCCCTCATCTCTGGCGCTATCCTGCTCATCTGGTTCCTAAACCTGCTTTTCGGCCTCATTCGTGCTCTCTCACTTTTCAGATCCCACGATCGAAATCGCGGCGATGGAGGTCCCGGCCCTGCTGCAAACTTAGACCCTAACGACGGCTTCTCAGACGTTCCTCTCACAGCCATTCCAAATCCCCACACAACTGcccattctgctgctgactcGCAATCTCGCTCTCAACCGGTCCCTGAGTACGAGCCGCCGAGCCGGAATTTCGCATCTGCTGGTCCGCCCGCGGCTGTGACAGCACAGACAACCTACGAAGACGAGAAACTGGGCTTTGCGGGACAGAGGAGGAACGCGCTAAAGGTTTCTGTTATTGATGCGCGTGCGAGCAGTTATCCGGAGTTTGGGGATGAGAAGCGATGA